CATCTAGTCATTTACGTAACATTGTCAAAATAACTTCGAATATCATTGTATTCAAAAGACATATTAGTGGTCTCCTTTGTAAGTGGTTTCCTTTCCACACGCGTAATGAGACCAAGTCATACatgtgtatatatgtgtatatatcaAAGTCTGGTTGAGTCTAACTCAATTCATGAAAGTCTGAGAAAGGGGTAATCttgaaagattaaaattttaaactaaatttgtaaaccaaatgatgtggatattgataattggattatccaCTAATATAATTCATGTGTGATGATATATGTGAGTTATATGTCCAAGCCCTTATATCTGAATTCATACTCAATAATGGCCATGATAGTGTACGCCCAACACAATCCTCTTTGGACctttttggtgaggatcttagagattcgtttatcgtatatcgtgcgatcagtttttgtcaagtattgtttatatttaattttaaataaaaatatttaaaataatttctgacctcAAAATGTACAATAAACGAATATGATTGACGAATTTTCGAAatcttcacaaagagaatcTAACGAAAATACGGATGGAGTGTACGCAACCAAATGTATCAATCATTAATTGAGggataatatataaatataacacCAATTATTAAGTCCCAGCAAACCTACTGGTTTAAGGTTTTTGAAAAGAGTCAGTCAACCTTGTAATACTATATACAAGTTCGggacactattttttttttttacattatttttgaCATATATTTTGTGGGGCATATTTTGTAAAGTATTTTAACGATCTAAATCGTTTATTTTTTAGAAAGCcattcataaatcatccttacaaacaattatacaaatacaaaatcattaagacattcatttgtagtgaataAAATAGACGAATATATTTCTATAAAGAAACATAAACCCTTAATCCAATGGGCATGGATTCAGATTTGAATgtttttggtagacatgattTTGAAGGAAGACCTAAAAGATAGATGACTCAGatcattgaaatacattacaaagtaGATCTTATAAAAACCGTGTGTCAAAAGTTGTGTGAAAATAATGATGTCACGGATAATTACAGTATACATGGATTTTTATATAACAAAATGTAATGATGTAATCAATTTTATCTTTACGAAACTAAATTTTTATGTTACTTTCTTTTAGAGGTACCGTCgtctaacaaaatttatatcTTTGATTAGCTAACAAGAAAAGTGCGACTTTCCAAAAGATTtgcttgacaaagaaaaaaccaTCTAAAGATTTTGTCTTTAATTAGCTAACAAACCAAAGAACCAGTCAATCAAAGCAATCGTCAAAATGATCACGTGTTATGAACTACGCATATTATGGACGTCCTTCATGTATACTCGTTGatatccattagtttttctccAGTTTCAACCAACTATAAAACATGTAGCTATGCAGATAAGTACCACCTTTGCTGCCATGAGAGCGAATGCATCTGTAAAACCCAACCAAGTGCAGACAGACAAACTCtacccaagaaaaagaaagtcaaatatttggacTAGATGAATAATATTAGACCATGTGAAATCCGTGGATATTCCAAGTAATAGTGAGatactattttaaaaaatatatatataatatgtgacAAGATTAGGGAACGACTAAGCAacataaattgaaaaaacaaaatgtatCTCCACTCCACCaaatgacaattaataaacattaCAATGAAGAACAAACATGGGTTAAAAAATGAGTATAACTTTTCTATGACCAGTTTCAACATAAGTTTTAAAACGAATTCCAACACCTTAACATGACCTAAATAGAATCACGCATACACAACCAACAAATAGATTAAAGCCTAATTCAGCCACCAAATTGCGTTGTCACCGTCggaaaaaacaaattttgatgGTGTTGATATTTTAGGTGTCAAATTTATAAATACTGAAGTATAAAAATGAGAAGGCATCGACGGCACTTACTCAAATTTGTAAATACTGAAATCTAAGAGTGAAAAACCAAAGTCTCGATTGTGAAGTGAGATAGGCATTGTCTAAAAGACAATGCCTATGAGTAAATTTTGGGTAATGCCCAATTCGCTAAAAATAGGGGTAACGCAACATATCTGTACGAAAATCACACTTAAGAATACTAGTAAATTTTGGGTAATTACAAATTCGCCAAAAATAGGTGCACAACATATCTATACCAAAGTCACACTCAAGAATACTATCCCACAGAGAGATCACTGTAGAACACAGCAAAGTCATACAAAGTTTGTGAAAGTATCACAAATCCCACAATACGTACAAAACTAAAATCTTgaaaaacataagaaaattaatgaaaatagtttgaaaactttgagttaaaattaaaaaaaacaaaaaattattctaaataaataatatcagaagcaacttttttaaataaaaatgttattttcgttaaaagtaaatATTTGTACTCATTCCCAGAGTCgttcaaaagcaaaagaaaagaagatacCTACTTTAGCACTACAAGACGTGACGGGAAAGCAAACAAGATCATCTTTGATtggttaataacaattccccaAAAATGAACATCCATGTTATTTCGGCGGCTGCTTGCTTTATTGCCTGGGCCGAAACCATTGGACATGCAAAACATGCACTCTTGTGGCGGAAGCGGCTGCTCGTAGAACACTTGTGCTCATCAACTGCTTACTTGGGAAGCATAAGATTCCTTGGAGGATTAAAACTATTTGCAATGAAATTTTGTGTTTAGTTAGTTTATTTTCTGAAATCTCCATTAACTAGCCACGTCTTTAGAGCAACTTCATCCGTTTTAGATAGACAAGGATAAGGTAAGGACAAGAGCAGTTAAATTATTTTTACCATTCATTCTGAATAGTAATTGTATTTGTGCAAGTCCACCCGTTTGAGAAGAGGAAGAGCAAGGATAATGACAATTACtattcacatatatatatacacacacacacacacacacattgtaTGCCTTACAAGGGTGTACTTAGTAAGTGAGAGGcattaggttcgattttcactaaagacgaatttgaactacattattgctagcccattatgaggttaagcccaccTCCTCCCACTTAGTGTAGATCGattggtcaaaaaaaaaaaaaaaaataggattacaaacaagcataattaattaaaaataaaagcgaatgaagaagatggttgaactttgtaagtttgttaAGTATGGTTAATTTTAAGTGTGTTGttaaaatattttctatttttttaccTTTGAATTAATACTGACCAttgattttcaaaattattttaaattagatGAACAAGattgtgccatgtggcacaacctgtactttttttaaaaaaaaatttaatgttgGAAATTTGACTGTCCAAATGAGAAGACCGTTGGAACCGGTGGCTCAAGGTATCATGGCTCAGCCGCGGGCTCAAGGCACAGCAATTATTGCAAGGGCAGTCCAACGGGCTGCTGCACTTGATCCAATTGCCCTTCTCTTTTGGAACTGGTGGAGATGAATTTGTTAAATTGAGGGCAATTCAACCTAAATGTCCAAGCATTTAGAGAAACCAATTTTCCGCTGATGCCTTAGCTAATTTAGGTCATCACAAATCCTCGAATTGTATTTGGCTCGACTCTTTTCCTGCTTGTGCCCAACAAGCTCTTCAACTGGACCTATATCCTTTACTGATTACCCTAGACGCTTTTCTATTTATGATTCTTctcttcataaaacataattcaATCCCATATTTTACCAaactataaaactaaaaagaaaagaataataattTCAAGGCCCTCTGTTACGATACtcagataaataaaaaataaaataaaataataataaaaaaacgaaGTTCCCCTAAAATCTTGTACTAGTTTATAATCTTATTAACTATATATGATCCCAACTCTCAAGGTACAtatagattaaaaaaaagagaaaaggttATTTTGGCCGGGACCATAcgcttttattttttgggtgggTCGaccatatataattatatatggaCGGGACCATATTCTTTGTGTTTGcgtagaaaaaaaatttgtggcCAAATTGGCCGCACCCTCCTGTATTATTTGATTAAGTCAGATTCTCTCACCAAACAAGTAACAGATAAACCTGAATTCTCCGCCACACATCAACTCCTTTGCTCAATGAAATTTGATTGATATTTTAATTACCATGCACAAACGGAGTCAAAGTTTGGTGCATTGGCTTCTTTATAAATACTCCAAAGTCGTTTGTTTTATCACACTGCCAGAAATCAACAACAATGATTTCCCAAGCTCTCCATTTCAACTCGCCATTCTCTCAATCCTTTCAGTCGTCACAGTTTCATGGGCAACTTCAGATCCACTTGTCAATATTGATGACTTTCTGCAATGTTCTAAACAATCTCAGTCTACCAGCTCAATCCATGCAGCCATTTACACCCCTCAAAACACCTCTTTTCAATCTGTTCTGTCGGACCGTATTAAAAACCGCAGATTTTCTACATCCACAACTCCAAAACCTTTGGCCATTGTAGCAGCCAAGCACGATTTCAATGTTCAAGCAACTGTTCTATGTGCAAAACAGCAAGGATTGCAAATCAGAATCCGAAGTGGTGGCCATGATTACGAGGGTCTGTCGTACGTGTCTCATGTACCCTTTATCATTCTTGACATGTTTCAACTCCAATCCGTTAATGTTAATGTTGGGGAGGAGACCGCTTGGGTTCAGTCCGGAGCTACCCTTGGCCAAATTTATTACAAAATTGCTGAGAAAAGCAACGTTCTAGGGTTTCCTGCTGGGGTTGGTCCAACGGTTGGTGCTGGTGGTCACTTTGGTGGCGGCGGGTATGGCCCTTTGATGCGTAAATATGGCCTTAGCATCGATAATATTATCGATGCTAAGATAGTTGTTGCAGATGGTAGAGTCCTTGATAGAAAATCAATGGGAGAAGATCTTTTCTGGGCTATTAGAGGAGGCGGTGGAGCTAGTTTCGGGGTCATTCTTTCGTGGAAGCTCAAGTTGGTTTCGGTTCCAGCTAAAGTGACTGTGTTCAACGTCTCAATAACCTTAGAGAAAGGGGCTACAGATGTCGTTTATAAGTGGCAATACGTAGCACCCCAGCTGCCTAAAGACCTCTTCATCAGAGTAAGGCCACTACAAGTGAACAGCACCGGGGGAAAGAAGACTGTGAAAGTATCATTCATTGGTCTTTTTTTGGGACGTACTAACAAGCTTCTTCCGTTGGTAAAGGAGCGCTTGCCCGAATTAGGTTTGCAACGAAGAGATTGTTTCGAAATGAGCTGGATTGAAAACAAAGTGTTCTTTGCTGATTACCCATTTGGAACTCCGATAACTGTTCTTCTCAACAGGACTAATGGACAACCAAGCTTCTTCAAAGCCAGGTCTGACTATGTGAAGAAACCGATTCCGAAACGAGTTATAGAATCCTTATGGAAGGAGATGATTAAGATAGACAATTTTTGGATGGACTGGAACCCGTACGGTGGAAGAATGGGCGAGATTTCTGAGTCGGCTACTCCGTCCCCTCACAGAGCTGGAAATCTATTTTTGATTCAATACTATGCGGTATGGGTAGAGGAAGGTGTTAAGGCAGCCAGCAAGTACCTTCAATTATCAAGAAAGTTTTTTGACCTGATGACTCCATATGTCTCCAAGAACCCAAGAGAGGCCTTCCAAAACTACCGGGATCTAGAAATTGGGGCTAATCTGGATAATCAGACtaaattatatacaaatttgtTACAAGAAATCTAACATTATATATACTTTCAATGTATAGGTGGCGCATGAAAAAGACTGTGGAAGAATTAAAACCTTCAACAACTCCTGAGATCATACGTATTTGGAATAAAGTCCAACAAATAAGGTACAACACCATTTCttacctatttatttttaatgccATCCTCTATATCattctacaaattaattatctcaaattataaaataaaataaaacaatttatggATGCAGAAAAAAGATTAACAGTGGCCAAACAACTTTTCTAAATACGGTAAGtcttctcttattttcatacaaaagtatactataaattcaaattgcattcaattttcaaatataaataaaattgcattttttgtcagttttacAAGCATCACACCCGTCTCAAAGTACAAAGGTTGAAGTACAAGATTAAGGtaatatttcttattatttaattttttaaatatggtTACAATTTGTTACCTCAAACTTGACAAATATATTTATCTTTCAGTATTGTACAAGTAACTGGAGTAAAAGTATTGCCATGAGAAAATTGTCAAACTTAAAGGTATTTAGGTTAAGTTGCTTACAATCTTTATAGTTGGGATTGTGCATTATAGTTAGACTTCTTATTTTATCATCATTGCTTGcagattaaccatgaaaatCTAAAGCATCAAGTGCAAGCAAATGGGTGGCAAGCATGGCTTTGATTTCACACGTAGGCGCTATGTTTACATATGTACATGTTGTCCATATTTTGCTTTGCTTCATATATTAGGAGTTCATCCCTAGCAAGCCTATAACTTTGATTGAAAACTTATGAATCTGAAACATTTTGATTTAAGGACATTAAATGTTGTCAATATGTATTTAGAAATCAAATTACAtgtcatattttcatatttttttatttataaatagtatatgttttcccattttatcttcgttgttgttttaaagaaaaaatcgtaaaaaatgTATGAGAGATTACTCACATATGTgtaaattggatggaatatatGCTCCTAAATTATTCAACAAATGTAGCAATATGACAACATGGCATGCGATAACACCATTATCACtttggaatgatgggatgattGTACGGTAACACCATTATCTCATCAACCTTTCTTCAACTCAAGCAATTGGAACTACGTAGCCTGGCCCATGCTCTAATGTTGAACATCTCAGTCCCAACCCAAAATGGCACACCCATAATTATGTACTCACTCCTCTAACTGCATCAACTATCCCATTCACACAACCATTGAACAAATGATCTGCCAACCTGCTCGAATGACGCCAAATATTGCCATAATACCTTTTTGTCcaccataataaaaaaatgttgttgTGCACCCTTTTAATACAACCACTAATCCTCATGTTACAAAATATATTgatcatttcatattttctatacaacattaaataattaagcatatttttttattttttatatgagaGTTTAAGGAACCTAACTCTTGATCTTCTGTACAATATATAAGGATAAAATGGTACTGATGGAGATAACAAAATTCTAACTAGACTGAGTAACTTAATTACCAAAGTCATAATAATGATCAAGCATAGCTCATTTCGTGAAATCAAATTCTATcagccaaacaaaaaaaaaagacaccatAATAATtagcaagcaaaaaaaaaagaaaaaaacggtGGATTGGTTAGTGTACAattcataaatttcatttttgggtaCAATGGGCAGGTGCAAAAAGACTAAGTTAGATGattgaacataataaaaaattgaaaataataagaaattgttgtgatggacacaaacacaatttataaaataatcacttaagaaatataagaatatctaaAACAACACATCTTTGGGGCGCGTAGCGCCTGTGATGCAAAAATGCCTCTCGCACGCACGTTAGTGCGTGCAGAGAGGCTAGTATGGTTTAAATCACAACGGTTGGAACAATAAtggtaaaattaataaataaataagggaATTGTATTGGCACCTCAAAATTCTCACTTTACacttccaaactttttatatttagaaaaaaaaatacaatttgctaggagtgtagaataagatttttgaagtgccaataacatttctcataaataaatataggataaattacataaaattatctCAACTATTAGTCGAACTACAATTTCATAcgtcatgttttaaacattgcaatgtcattcCTTAATTATAAATTTGTTACAATGTCAAACTTCTGATAAATTTTCTCAATTGACTGTTACTTGAAAAAAGGCAGCCATGGCCGAACCTCAGCGCACCACCTAGCTTTGTTTCTCACTTGACAAAGCCATGTCTAACCATCCAACAAGATCACCACCTGGAACTCCACCTCCGTTGACCCGTGCACCTGGCTCGAGGCGAACCGTTTTTGGGTTCGATTTCAGGTCTGATCTGCCGAATCTGCAACACCAACTGGAGTTTGCAGACCTGAGCATGCAGAAGGTACAACAAACGACCCAACCCGGCCCGAATCAGAGGAATTTCCCGCAACACCAACTGGAGTTTGCCGAGGTTCCCTCCTCGCCTTCAACGACGTTTTCGAAACACCAACAAATGCATTGTAGAGAATCTTCGTCCTGTTATGTGACGGCGTTTTCTTCAGCAACTCACTCTGCGGCGGCGCGTCTTTGGGCGGGTCCATAAAGAACCTCTCGATTCTCGAAGATCTTCGACCTCGCTTCCCACAACGCATTTGTCACCGGCGACTGGTACATTCCCCACCAGAGTCTAATAGGCTTCCGAGTAGAGCCGTTGGGCCCATCTTGGGCCAGAGGCGGGTTTTCGAAAGGGGAAGAGAGAGTGGCGAAGAGGGGAATGGTAGTCAGTGAATTGGGAGTTGCAGGATTGGAAGAGAATAAATGAGTGAGTGCGTGAGGAAGAGAGTTTCCCCGAGTACCAGGAAGAGACAATGGCGGTGGGTTTTGTTGATGGTGCTGCGGGGGAGAATTGCGGAGGAAAAATGGTGGGGGAGGGTTTCTGGAACGGAAAGAGGGAAAAAGGGGAGGAGAAGGATGGAGCGGGGAAAAAGTGGGTGGTGGGGGTGGGTCCCACAatttctttcataattttctatatttattaatatttaatcaattttttaatttagttgggTGAGTATGCGAGTTCCGCATTTGCCGTCTCATCATTTAACAATCAAAGTTAACAGAAAATTTAATGGAAGTATGACATAACAATGAATTCGTAGGATAAGGTAtaacattgcaatgtttaaaacctcaggtatgagattgtggttcgaTCCATACTTGAAgtagttttatataatttacctataaatatataaaaataaaagcaacaCATGTGAATGGCGAGGTCTCCACTGACAAAATCTGATAAAAAATGAGGTTCACATGAGATAATTGATgaaagaaactttcataaaacaa
This genomic stretch from Pyrus communis chromosome 2, drPyrComm1.1, whole genome shotgun sequence harbors:
- the LOC137724632 gene encoding berberine bridge enzyme-like 17 codes for the protein MHKRSQSLVHWLLYKYSKVVCFITLPEINNNDFPSSPFQLAILSILSVVTVSWATSDPLVNIDDFLQCSKQSQSTSSIHAAIYTPQNTSFQSVLSDRIKNRRFSTSTTPKPLAIVAAKHDFNVQATVLCAKQQGLQIRIRSGGHDYEGLSYVSHVPFIILDMFQLQSVNVNVGEETAWVQSGATLGQIYYKIAEKSNVLGFPAGVGPTVGAGGHFGGGGYGPLMRKYGLSIDNIIDAKIVVADGRVLDRKSMGEDLFWAIRGGGGASFGVILSWKLKLVSVPAKVTVFNVSITLEKGATDVVYKWQYVAPQLPKDLFIRVRPLQVNSTGGKKTVKVSFIGLFLGRTNKLLPLVKERLPELGLQRRDCFEMSWIENKVFFADYPFGTPITVLLNRTNGQPSFFKARSDYVKKPIPKRVIESLWKEMIKIDNFWMDWNPYGGRMGEISESATPSPHRAGNLFLIQYYAVWVEEGVKAASKYLQLSRKFFDLMTPYVSKNPREAFQNYRDLEIGANLDNQTKLYTNLLQEI